TGCAAACTATATAAAGAGGAGAAAATTTGGAATATGGCTCAAACTTCAAGTAATTTCAAGAGATCACATTATTCAACAGAGGTAACAGAGAAAATTCAAGGTAAAACAGTGACTATTCTAGGATGGGTTGAAAACATCCGTGATCTAGGAAAAATTCAATTTATCACTATAAGAGATAAAAAGGGCCAGATTCAAATAACAATTCTAAAAAAGGAAATTAACGAAGATATCATAAATAAAGTAAAATCAATAAAGAAACAATTTGTATTAAGAATTGAGGGTCTTGTTAAGATCAGTAAGGAAGCTCCGCGTGGAGTAGAGATTATTCCATCAAGCATCGAAATTCTTGCAGAATCTAAGCAACCTTTACCCCTTGATCCTACAGGAAAGATGCCTGCAGATTTAGATGTAAGATTAGATGAGAGAATACTTGATCTACGTAGACCAGAGTGTAGGGCTATTTTTAATATTAAAAATGAAACGCTTAAATCAATCAGAAATTATTTTGTTCAACATGATTATGTTGAGATTCAAACACCAAGAATAATCGGAGCAGCTGCTGAAGGAGGAGCTACGTTATTCTCCTTAGATTATTTTGACGACAAAGCACATTTAGCTCAAAGCCCACAATTATACAAAGAAGAATTGATCACTGTATATGAGAAGGTATATGAGATTGGGCCTTTCTTTAGAGCTGAAAAATCACATACTAGAAGGCATTTGAGTGAATTCATCTCAATAGATATGGAAGAGGCTTTTGCAACATCGAGTGATGTTATGAATGTGCAAGAGGAGCTAGTAGCTCAATCAATAAAAGATGTTAAGAAGAATTGTAAAAATGAACTTAAGATACTCGGTAGCAAATTGGATAATCCTCGACTTCCTTTCAAGAAGTATTCTTACAGCGACATAATTGAACAGTTATCAAAAATAGGATTTAAAATTAAATGGGGTGAAGACTTTACAACTGAAGCTTGCCGTGAATTGGGTAAATTGCATAAAAAAGAGTTCTATTTTATAACTGATTGGCCAATGTCTACCAGACCTTTCTACATTAAACCAAGTGAAGCTGATCCTAAAATCTCACTCGCTTTTGATTTCATGTATGAATGGATCGAAATTACTTCAGGTGGATCTAGAGTTGATTCAAAAGATTATCTTCTTCAAAGATTAAGGGAGCAAGGTCTAGATCCGAAAGCTTTTGATTTTCATTTGAAGATCTTTGATTATGGAATGCCTCCACATGCTGGTTGGGGGATGGGACTAGATAGATTTATCATGGTTCTTACTGGCAAAATGAATTTGAGAGATGTTGTTCTGTTTCCTAGAGATATGACTCGTTTAAAACCTTAATTTACATTTTTATTGAGACCTATTTAGTACCAAGCTCTCTCTTTTTCCAACGTAAATTACTGCCATGGCATTTTCTGCAACGAGTAGCTGAAGCAGCATTTCTAACACCGCACTTTCTACAAAGTTTATAGAAGAGTCTGCGTTTCTGGGCTAATTGCTTTTTTACTACATCAGTAATTGGCAAGTCATTTCACACTCTTGTTGTCTTAGTCAATCGGAAGAAACGACGTATAAGTTACTAATAAAGTTTCATCTGGCCTCTTCACGTAAGGTGAT
The genomic region above belongs to Candidatus Bathyarchaeota archaeon and contains:
- the aspS gene encoding aspartate--tRNA(Asn) ligase, with the protein product MAQTSSNFKRSHYSTEVTEKIQGKTVTILGWVENIRDLGKIQFITIRDKKGQIQITILKKEINEDIINKVKSIKKQFVLRIEGLVKISKEAPRGVEIIPSSIEILAESKQPLPLDPTGKMPADLDVRLDERILDLRRPECRAIFNIKNETLKSIRNYFVQHDYVEIQTPRIIGAAAEGGATLFSLDYFDDKAHLAQSPQLYKEELITVYEKVYEIGPFFRAEKSHTRRHLSEFISIDMEEAFATSSDVMNVQEELVAQSIKDVKKNCKNELKILGSKLDNPRLPFKKYSYSDIIEQLSKIGFKIKWGEDFTTEACRELGKLHKKEFYFITDWPMSTRPFYIKPSEADPKISLAFDFMYEWIEITSGGSRVDSKDYLLQRLREQGLDPKAFDFHLKIFDYGMPPHAGWGMGLDRFIMVLTGKMNLRDVVLFPRDMTRLKP
- a CDS encoding 50S ribosomal protein L40e — translated: MPITDVVKKQLAQKRRLFYKLCRKCGVRNAASATRCRKCHGSNLRWKKRELGTK